A stretch of Deltaproteobacteria bacterium DNA encodes these proteins:
- a CDS encoding amidohydrolase encodes MFNHPVISADGHIDLPWLPPTLFTENAPAAFKDKMPKVVEAPEGRMWVAHNGANLGLAGGMGSAGRPYIPGQIYRSDRMASEGLYDDYKRGIFRTSDPKYRLLDQDRDGVVAEVLYGILGAAFRLQDPEIVETVVRIYNDFAADFSKACPERLATIACLPTFSPAKAGDELRRCAKMGIRGAEIPISPGMMPLWHNDWNPLWEAAHECGIPMHFHTLGPKQDMTWLSDHRSRRMWLATLLAGFQMSMVEAMAAIIYSGALERLPNLKIVIGEAGIGWIPYVLERLDYEWEDQFKDLELKMKPSEYWYRQMYATYQQDQSGIDQIDKVGVNNVMWGSDFPHPDGVWPDSQEFLSQQVAHLPEATRRKIVYENAAKLYGFPMQN; translated from the coding sequence ATGTTCAATCACCCTGTCATCTCAGCCGACGGTCACATCGATCTCCCGTGGTTGCCGCCGACGCTGTTTACCGAGAACGCGCCGGCCGCGTTCAAAGACAAAATGCCGAAAGTGGTGGAGGCTCCCGAGGGCCGCATGTGGGTGGCGCATAACGGTGCCAATCTTGGCCTCGCCGGCGGCATGGGCTCGGCCGGGCGTCCATACATTCCCGGGCAGATTTACCGCTCGGACCGCATGGCGTCGGAAGGGTTGTACGACGATTACAAGCGCGGCATCTTTCGCACCTCCGACCCGAAATATCGCTTGCTCGATCAGGATCGCGACGGCGTGGTCGCGGAAGTCCTCTACGGCATTCTGGGTGCGGCGTTCCGCCTGCAAGATCCAGAAATTGTCGAGACGGTCGTGCGGATCTACAACGACTTTGCCGCCGACTTTAGCAAAGCCTGTCCGGAGCGGCTGGCGACTATTGCTTGCCTGCCGACGTTCTCTCCAGCCAAGGCGGGAGACGAGTTGCGGCGCTGCGCCAAGATGGGCATCCGCGGCGCGGAGATTCCCATCTCTCCTGGCATGATGCCGCTGTGGCATAACGACTGGAACCCATTGTGGGAAGCGGCGCACGAGTGCGGCATTCCCATGCATTTCCATACCCTGGGACCGAAGCAAGACATGACGTGGCTGTCCGACCATCGCTCGCGCCGCATGTGGCTGGCCACGCTGCTGGCCGGGTTTCAGATGTCGATGGTCGAAGCGATGGCGGCGATCATCTATAGCGGCGCACTCGAACGCCTGCCCAATTTGAAAATCGTTATCGGCGAAGCCGGCATTGGCTGGATTCCTTATGTGCTCGAACGCCTCGACTACGAGTGGGAAGATCAGTTCAAAGACCTCGAACTGAAGATGAAACCCAGCGAATACTGGTATCGGCAGATGTACGCCACTTACCAGCAGGACCAGTCCGGCATCGATCAGATCGACAAAGTCGGCGTGAACAACGTCATGTGGGGCTCGGATTTCCCCCACCCGGACGGTGTGTGGCCGGACTCGCAGGAATTTCTCTCCCAGCAAGTGGCGCATTTGCCGGAAGCCACCCGGCGGAAGATCGTCTACGAAAACGCGGCCAAGTTGTACGGCTTCCCCATGCAGAATTAA
- a CDS encoding amidohydrolase, with the protein MAKGIISADSHFVEPPSMWAERLDKKFRDRAPHTVRGLNGRDGEFFVCQNINPFPVAAFFGAGVPSEVLAEHNKKGMEAAPASVWDPDARLKDQDRDGVLAEVIYTSMGMPLYMLDDSELRDACFRAYNDWAVDYCSHNPKRLLPLGLLSLEDIPSGVEEMQRIAKRGVRGAMIWAEAPSDKPYNHADYDPVWAAAQDLQFPLSLHVLTGRKGTGVDFFSGNLALQASTLHHEVERSLAVFVLGGVLERFPKLTIVSAENDVAWFPYFMWRMDMIHSRLGGLAGTKLSMKPSEYIKRQVYATFINEPIFLKTMDLYGPDNAMWSSDYPHTAATWPRSQEFINKTFTGLSEAEREKIVHDTAVKVYRIDL; encoded by the coding sequence ATGGCTAAAGGTATCATTTCTGCGGATTCTCACTTCGTCGAACCGCCGAGCATGTGGGCGGAACGGCTTGACAAGAAGTTCCGTGATCGCGCTCCGCATACCGTGCGCGGGCTCAACGGCAGAGACGGGGAATTCTTCGTCTGCCAGAACATCAACCCCTTTCCGGTCGCGGCGTTCTTTGGTGCCGGCGTACCTTCGGAAGTGCTGGCTGAGCACAATAAAAAGGGTATGGAAGCCGCCCCAGCCAGCGTGTGGGATCCAGATGCTCGCTTGAAGGACCAAGACCGCGATGGCGTGCTGGCGGAAGTCATCTATACGTCGATGGGCATGCCGCTCTATATGCTCGATGATAGCGAACTCCGTGACGCGTGCTTCCGCGCCTATAACGATTGGGCGGTGGATTATTGCAGCCATAATCCCAAACGCCTGCTCCCACTCGGCCTGCTCTCGCTGGAAGATATTCCATCTGGCGTAGAAGAGATGCAACGCATTGCCAAAAGAGGGGTGCGTGGCGCGATGATCTGGGCTGAGGCACCGAGTGACAAACCGTATAACCATGCGGACTATGATCCAGTCTGGGCCGCCGCCCAGGATCTACAATTCCCGCTTTCGTTGCATGTCCTCACTGGTCGGAAAGGGACTGGCGTCGATTTCTTCTCGGGAAACCTCGCGTTGCAAGCCTCCACCTTGCACCACGAAGTGGAACGCTCACTCGCGGTGTTTGTGTTGGGCGGTGTGTTGGAACGGTTCCCCAAGTTGACGATCGTCTCCGCTGAGAACGATGTTGCGTGGTTCCCGTACTTCATGTGGCGGATGGACATGATTCACAGCCGGCTCGGTGGTCTGGCCGGTACGAAGCTCAGCATGAAGCCGAGCGAGTACATCAAGCGGCAGGTCTACGCTACCTTCATCAACGAACCCATCTTCCTCAAAACGATGGACCTCTACGGCCCGGACAACGCCATGTGGTCGTCTGACTACCCGCACACGGCGGCAACGTGGCCTCGGTCCCAAGAGTTCATTAACAAGACCTTTACCGGCCTCTCCGAGGCGGAGCGTGAGAAGATCGTCCATGATACCGCCGTCAAGGTGTATCGGATCGACCTGTAA
- a CDS encoding cyclase family protein, with translation MSTIPKFAQLPLVGQTAERHAWEVFGRDDQLGTVNLLTPERVRHAATLVRTGRTINLNLPLNFPITLYSGFRSGYRHHIEVNRGGRDDYVDNFAMQGSSQWDSLRHIRFREFGYYGGRQDEDVDGKGLLGIEHWAQHGIIGRGVLLDAAGYMERQGTPLDATKKFAMDGAFLEAVANAEGLQLQHGDILLLRTGWLTWYKTLDEAGREALRGTLHPGAGGMGCPGLEASQTTAGWVWDRHLAAMAADNVALEALPVDTVTGFQHRRLIALQGMPIGEVWDLDALAQDCAADGVYEFMLVSAPLNLPGGVGSPPNAYALK, from the coding sequence ATGTCTACCATACCGAAGTTTGCGCAATTGCCCCTGGTCGGCCAGACCGCCGAGCGTCATGCCTGGGAGGTGTTCGGTCGTGACGATCAGCTTGGCACTGTGAATTTGCTCACGCCGGAACGCGTGCGCCACGCCGCCACGCTGGTGCGTACCGGTCGGACGATTAACCTGAATTTGCCGCTCAACTTTCCTATTACCCTCTACAGCGGCTTTCGCTCCGGCTATCGCCATCACATCGAAGTGAATCGCGGCGGTCGCGACGACTATGTGGACAATTTCGCCATGCAAGGCTCCAGTCAGTGGGATAGCTTGCGCCACATTCGCTTCCGAGAGTTTGGGTATTACGGCGGACGGCAAGATGAAGATGTGGACGGAAAAGGACTGTTGGGCATCGAGCATTGGGCGCAGCATGGCATCATCGGTCGTGGCGTGCTCCTTGACGCCGCCGGATACATGGAGCGCCAGGGGACGCCGCTGGACGCGACTAAGAAGTTTGCCATGGACGGCGCCTTCCTCGAAGCCGTCGCCAACGCCGAAGGTCTGCAACTCCAGCACGGCGACATCCTCCTGCTGCGCACCGGTTGGTTGACTTGGTATAAGACGCTCGACGAAGCGGGGCGTGAAGCGCTGCGCGGTACGCTTCATCCAGGAGCGGGCGGCATGGGGTGTCCGGGACTCGAGGCTAGCCAAACCACGGCGGGTTGGGTATGGGACCGGCATCTTGCCGCCATGGCTGCGGACAATGTGGCGCTCGAAGCCCTGCCGGTGGACACCGTCACGGGGTTTCAACATCGGCGTTTGATTGCGCTGCAAGGCATGCCGATCGGCGAAGTCTGGGACCTGGATGCCCTGGCCCAGGACTGTGCCGCCGATGGGGTCTACGAATTCATGCTCGTATCCGCGCCCTTGAATTTGCCGGGCGGGGTCGGCTCGCCGCCCAACGCCTACGCCCTCAAGTAA
- a CDS encoding nuclear transport factor 2 family protein, with the protein MSAAENKQLIQDAFAAWGRGDGGAFFGILDDNVRWTVIGSCPVSRTYNSKQEFFEGATKPLSAKLAGPIRPTVRNLIAEGDNVVIQWEGKATTKSGKPYNNSYCWVMRVADGKVKEGTAYIDTELVSELWKG; encoded by the coding sequence ATGAGCGCTGCAGAAAATAAACAACTCATCCAGGACGCTTTTGCCGCATGGGGACGCGGCGACGGAGGTGCCTTCTTCGGCATCTTGGACGACAACGTGCGCTGGACCGTGATCGGCTCGTGCCCGGTGTCGCGTACCTACAACAGCAAACAGGAATTCTTCGAGGGAGCGACCAAACCCTTGAGCGCGAAACTGGCGGGACCGATTCGACCCACGGTTCGGAACCTCATCGCCGAGGGCGATAACGTCGTCATCCAGTGGGAAGGGAAAGCCACGACCAAGTCGGGAAAACCGTATAACAACAGCTACTGTTGGGTGATGCGGGTCGCGGATGGCAAGGTGAAGGAAGGCACTGCTTACATCGACACCGAGTTGGTGTCGGAGTTGTGGAAAGGGTAG
- a CDS encoding MFS transporter → MPKFRFVVMSALWLTAFFLFLDRVNISLAIPYLMDELKLTGVEAGFILSFYYWGYILGQLGGGVASDKLSIRKWASVMFFSWCILTVLTGMCRSVLQFAVVRGLFGISEGSVANPINKLENHWLLPHERGWVYGATVGAGYFGLIVGLPLIGWLISAWGWRVMFYGTGALTVLGVFVFWLLIYDHPHEHPWVSAEEKALLADALAKDRVTFDPTQGAARVLSFGKGVHILFGNWVFWSICLSLFFTLCVGFTNLSWLPGYLMKERGYTVLDSGLYLTIPYLAAFAGSLAGGYLGDRLGNRSAIGLGTALLSGPALFGLVTSQDVEHVILFTSITLFLNSAAFNATAILLFDLLPAEVLGIAAGVGIGLFGGLGGVVGPLILGYSYDRSGSFFWGFGSLGIGAMVGALVLVPIFFYEQRVKREKAARAASP, encoded by the coding sequence ATGCCGAAATTCCGCTTCGTAGTCATGAGTGCGCTGTGGTTGACCGCGTTCTTCTTGTTTCTCGATCGCGTTAATATCTCGCTCGCCATTCCCTACCTCATGGACGAACTCAAACTCACTGGCGTTGAGGCGGGCTTCATCCTCAGCTTCTATTATTGGGGCTATATTCTCGGACAACTAGGCGGCGGGGTCGCCTCCGATAAACTCAGCATTCGTAAATGGGCCTCGGTCATGTTTTTCTCCTGGTGCATTCTCACGGTGCTGACCGGCATGTGCCGCTCGGTATTGCAGTTTGCCGTCGTGCGCGGCCTTTTCGGCATCTCCGAAGGGTCGGTGGCCAATCCCATCAACAAACTGGAAAATCACTGGTTGCTCCCGCATGAGCGCGGCTGGGTGTACGGCGCCACGGTCGGCGCCGGCTATTTTGGGCTGATTGTCGGTCTCCCGCTCATCGGCTGGTTGATTAGTGCGTGGGGATGGCGGGTAATGTTCTACGGCACCGGGGCCTTAACCGTACTCGGCGTCTTCGTCTTCTGGTTGTTAATCTACGATCATCCCCATGAGCATCCATGGGTCTCTGCCGAAGAGAAAGCCCTCCTCGCGGACGCGCTGGCCAAGGACCGCGTGACGTTCGACCCCACCCAAGGTGCCGCCCGCGTGCTCTCGTTTGGCAAAGGCGTGCATATCCTCTTCGGCAATTGGGTGTTCTGGAGCATCTGCCTCAGCTTGTTTTTCACCCTCTGCGTGGGTTTCACCAATCTGAGTTGGCTGCCCGGATACTTGATGAAAGAACGAGGCTACACCGTCCTCGATAGTGGGTTGTATCTGACTATTCCCTATCTTGCCGCCTTCGCCGGTTCGCTGGCTGGAGGGTATCTGGGCGACCGCCTCGGCAACCGCAGCGCGATCGGTCTCGGCACTGCGCTCCTCAGCGGCCCAGCGCTCTTCGGGCTTGTGACGAGTCAGGATGTGGAGCATGTGATCCTATTCACCAGCATCACGCTGTTCTTAAACTCTGCCGCCTTTAATGCCACGGCGATTCTGCTCTTCGATTTATTACCGGCGGAAGTCCTTGGCATCGCCGCCGGCGTGGGCATCGGTTTGTTTGGCGGGCTAGGCGGTGTCGTGGGGCCGCTGATTCTCGGCTACTCCTATGATCGTAGCGGCTCGTTTTTCTGGGGGTTCGGTAGTCTGGGAATCGGGGCCATGGTCGGAGCTTTGGTCCTCGTTCCCATTTTCTTTTACGAGCAACGGGTCAAGCGAGAGAAGGCGGCACGAGCCGCCAGCCCATGA
- a CDS encoding alpha/beta hydrolase, with the protein MTHTWSESVTEVAGGKVHFLTSGAGEPVLILHRDVGNPGWLPFYEQLAQHYAVYVPSHPGFDKSDRPEWMRNVRDLAVLYQWLLKEMKLPPLSIVGLGFGGWIAAEMATMDHHQLRKLVLVSAMGMKPTRGEILDQFLLYTTDYLRAGFHDPSHMDELYGKEPEVEQLVTWEINREMTTRIAWKPYMFNAAFPTLLKGVDTPTLIVWGKEDRIAPINCGERYMQALPHAELTTLNECGHFVEVEKANELAQLVIEFLKK; encoded by the coding sequence GTGACGCACACATGGAGCGAAAGCGTAACCGAAGTGGCCGGTGGGAAAGTGCATTTCCTGACCAGCGGGGCTGGCGAACCTGTACTGATCCTGCATCGTGATGTAGGCAACCCGGGCTGGCTGCCGTTCTACGAACAGTTGGCGCAGCACTACGCCGTGTATGTGCCCTCCCATCCGGGATTCGACAAATCCGACCGCCCGGAGTGGATGCGCAACGTGCGGGACCTCGCGGTCCTGTATCAATGGCTGCTGAAGGAGATGAAGCTGCCTCCGCTCTCCATCGTCGGCTTGGGGTTTGGCGGCTGGATTGCGGCGGAAATGGCGACGATGGACCACCATCAGCTTCGGAAGCTCGTGCTGGTGAGCGCCATGGGCATGAAGCCGACCCGGGGCGAGATTCTCGACCAGTTCCTTTTGTACACGACGGATTACCTGCGCGCGGGCTTTCACGATCCGAGCCACATGGACGAACTGTACGGGAAAGAGCCCGAGGTCGAGCAGCTCGTGACCTGGGAGATCAACCGGGAGATGACCACGCGCATCGCCTGGAAGCCTTACATGTTCAACGCCGCGTTTCCCACGCTGTTGAAAGGTGTGGACACGCCAACGCTGATCGTCTGGGGCAAGGAAGACCGGATTGCCCCGATAAATTGCGGCGAACGCTACATGCAAGCCTTGCCACACGCCGAGCTGACAACGCTGAACGAGTGCGGGCATTTCGTCGAGGTCGAGAAGGCCAACGAGTTGGCGCAATTGGTAATAGAGTTTCTGAAGAAGTAG
- a CDS encoding PAS domain-containing sensor histidine kinase, which produces MACQHALLFCKKGEQFTRRRKDRNDMADIEKPKRQLQQMTAPDEQDRRYRHLVEHSLGLICLHDFDGNLLYVNPASANALGYAPDAWKGKTLRDFLAPAFLPLFDLYLERIRHQHADEGLMQVVTQTGEKRIWKYHNVWYEEDGRPLYVLGYAQDVTEEVRLERALRKARDELELRVQELAKAKEAAEAADRAKSEFLATMSHELRTPLNVILGYIDMLLDLPEDFSAGQQRAFLQRVNKNARGLYDLITGVLDFNRLEAGRAPLALTETNVREVLLEVERETQGLCELSGLTYRWIIEEELPFIRTDVGKLKVVLKNLVGNAVKFTKAGNVTISATRQAEGVLFCVKDTGAGIPADQQSLIFEAFQKAEGSSEENGNGFGLGLHIAKRLLSLLGGTIAVESEVGKGATFRVWLPAQGLPTV; this is translated from the coding sequence GTGGCTTGTCAACACGCCCTGCTGTTCTGTAAGAAAGGAGAGCAGTTCACTCGTCGCAGAAAAGATCGGAACGACATGGCTGACATCGAGAAACCCAAGAGACAGCTCCAGCAAATGACGGCACCGGACGAGCAGGACCGACGCTATCGCCACCTGGTCGAACACAGTCTTGGCTTGATTTGTCTGCACGATTTCGACGGCAATCTCCTCTATGTGAATCCCGCCTCCGCAAATGCCTTGGGCTACGCGCCCGATGCCTGGAAGGGGAAGACGCTACGCGATTTTCTTGCTCCTGCTTTTCTTCCCTTGTTCGATTTGTATCTCGAACGTATTCGGCACCAGCACGCGGATGAAGGGTTAATGCAGGTGGTGACCCAGACCGGAGAAAAGAGAATCTGGAAGTACCATAACGTGTGGTACGAGGAGGACGGGCGGCCTCTCTACGTGCTGGGTTATGCCCAAGACGTGACTGAAGAGGTGCGGTTGGAAAGAGCCTTGCGCAAGGCACGAGACGAGCTGGAATTGCGCGTCCAGGAGTTAGCCAAAGCTAAGGAAGCCGCCGAGGCAGCCGATCGGGCAAAAAGCGAGTTCCTGGCGACCATGTCTCATGAGCTGCGTACTCCGCTGAACGTGATTCTCGGCTATATCGACATGCTCCTCGACCTGCCGGAGGATTTTTCCGCTGGCCAACAGCGCGCGTTTCTCCAGCGGGTCAATAAAAATGCGCGTGGGTTGTACGATCTCATTACCGGCGTGTTGGATTTCAATCGCTTGGAAGCCGGACGTGCCCCACTCGCGCTCACAGAAACCAACGTGCGCGAGGTGCTCCTAGAAGTAGAAAGAGAAACGCAAGGGCTGTGCGAGCTGTCAGGGCTGACGTATCGGTGGATTATCGAAGAGGAACTGCCGTTCATCAGGACGGATGTGGGCAAGCTCAAGGTCGTGTTGAAAAACCTGGTAGGGAATGCAGTCAAATTCACCAAAGCGGGAAACGTGACGATATCGGCGACCCGCCAAGCCGAAGGCGTACTGTTCTGTGTGAAAGATACCGGGGCGGGGATTCCCGCAGATCAACAATCCCTAATTTTCGAGGCGTTCCAGAAAGCGGAAGGGAGCAGCGAGGAGAACGGCAACGGCTTCGGGTTAGGGCTGCATATCGCCAAGCGACTCTTGAGCTTATTGGGTGGGACAATTGCGGTCGAGAGCGAAGTGGGAAAAGGCGCGACGTTTCGGGTGTGGCTGCCGGCGCAAGGACTCCCGACGGTGTAG
- a CDS encoding LLM class flavin-dependent oxidoreductase, whose amino-acid sequence MHLMYFTEQPMSAYPQEEGEKFGYTALLFPNKFFDPQAASRLYNERLEEYLYAEECGVDGIMLNEHHNAPFCMQAKVNVFASILAGMTKRVKIVLLGNPLPISDNPVRLAEELAMIDLISKGRLVSGFVRGGGVESLAANANPAFNRERFNEAHDLIVKTWTQPGPFRWEGDHYQLRVVNPWALPLQQPHPRVWIPGVVSRETIVWAAEHGYPYIILNAPIQECQKIWQLYDETAAGVGFTAGPEHRGYLIRCHVAETEEKAIENAKQFMWMQGEFTGLTHPLWASPAGYLGEWARKPLAEFRVGRRKQSMPPFEKQLAAMSLIAGTPKQVIEKLRVIVEETRPSILALWGNDGNVSHLDSMSCIRLLGQEVMPAIREIGDKLGLKSPFEANAPVSLAQMQKGETMAAAL is encoded by the coding sequence ATGCATCTGATGTATTTCACCGAACAGCCCATGTCCGCCTACCCACAAGAGGAAGGAGAAAAGTTCGGCTACACCGCGCTGCTCTTTCCGAACAAATTTTTCGATCCGCAAGCGGCCAGTCGCCTCTACAACGAACGGCTGGAGGAGTACCTCTATGCGGAGGAGTGCGGCGTCGATGGCATCATGTTGAATGAGCACCATAACGCGCCCTTTTGCATGCAGGCCAAGGTCAACGTCTTTGCCTCCATCTTGGCGGGGATGACCAAGCGCGTCAAAATCGTCCTGCTCGGCAACCCACTGCCGATCTCCGATAACCCCGTGCGTCTCGCCGAAGAATTGGCCATGATCGACTTGATCTCCAAGGGCCGACTGGTGTCCGGATTCGTGCGTGGCGGTGGTGTGGAGTCATTAGCAGCCAATGCCAACCCTGCTTTCAATCGTGAGCGTTTCAACGAAGCCCATGACCTCATCGTGAAGACTTGGACACAACCCGGACCGTTCCGTTGGGAGGGCGATCATTACCAACTGCGGGTGGTGAATCCTTGGGCGTTACCGCTGCAGCAGCCGCATCCGCGCGTGTGGATTCCCGGCGTCGTGAGTCGCGAAACCATCGTCTGGGCGGCGGAGCATGGCTATCCGTACATTATTCTCAACGCGCCGATTCAAGAATGCCAAAAGATCTGGCAACTCTACGATGAGACTGCCGCCGGCGTGGGCTTTACCGCCGGTCCGGAACATCGCGGGTATTTGATCCGCTGTCATGTCGCCGAGACCGAGGAGAAGGCGATCGAAAACGCCAAGCAGTTTATGTGGATGCAGGGCGAGTTCACCGGTCTGACGCACCCGCTATGGGCTTCGCCCGCCGGCTATCTGGGTGAGTGGGCGCGCAAGCCGCTGGCCGAGTTTCGCGTCGGTCGCCGCAAACAGAGCATGCCGCCGTTCGAGAAACAACTCGCAGCGATGTCGCTCATTGCCGGTACCCCCAAGCAAGTGATCGAAAAGTTGCGGGTGATCGTCGAGGAAACGCGCCCGTCGATTCTGGCGTTGTGGGGCAACGATGGCAACGTCTCCCATCTCGATTCCATGTCGTGCATTCGTCTGCTGGGCCAGGAAGTCATGCCGGCGATTCGCGAGATCGGCGACAAGCTGGGCTTGAAGAGTCCGTTCGAGGCTAATGCTCCGGTGAGCCTTGCGCAAATGCAAAAAGGGGAGACGATGGCAGCGGCGTTGTAG